A genomic region of Oncorhynchus mykiss isolate Arlee chromosome 16, USDA_OmykA_1.1, whole genome shotgun sequence contains the following coding sequences:
- the sox9 gene encoding SOX9 alpha2 (The RefSeq protein has 1 substitution compared to this genomic sequence), producing MNLLDPFLKMTDEQDKCLSDAPSPSMSEDSVGSPCPSGSGSDTENTRPSENGLLMGPDGPLVEFKKDDDDKFPVCIRDAVSQVLKGYDWTLVPMPVRMNGSSKNKPHVKRPMNAFMVWAQAARRKLADQYPHLHNAELSKTLGKLWRLLNEGEKRPFVEEAERLRVQHKKDHPDYKYQPRRRKSMKNGQSESDDGSEQTHISPGAIFKVLQQADSPASSMGEMHSPGEHSGQSQGPPTPPTTPPTKTDIQVGKVDLKREGRPLHEGTGRQLNIDFRDVDIGELSSDVISHIETFDVNEFDQYLPPNGHPGAPGAATGQVSYTGTYGISSSVVSQAAGGATGHSWMTKSQQQQHSLTTLGSGGEQGQNQRTPTHIKTEQLSPSHYNDQQSSSPPQHVNYGSFNLQHFSSSSYPSITRGQYDFSDHQGGTNSYYSHTAGGQGSGLYSFSSYMSPSQRPMYTPIADTTGVPSVPQTHSPQHHWDQQPVYTQLSRP from the exons ATGAATCTACTCGACCCCTTCCTGAAAATGACAGACGAACAAGACAAATGTCTCTCAGACGCACCGAGTCCGAGCATGTCAGAGGACTCTGTGGGATCTCCGTGCCCGTCCGGGTCTGGCTCCGACACCGAGAACACCAGACCGTCAGAGAACGGACTGCTGATGGGTCCGGACGGTCCCCTCGTCGAGTTCAAGAAGGACGACGATGACAAATTCCCCGTATGCATCCGCGACGCGGTGTCCCAGGTCCTGAAAGGCTACGACTGGACCCTGGTGCCAATGCCAGTCCGAATGAACGGATCTAGTAAGAACAAGCCCCACGTCAAGAGACCGATGAACGCATTTATGGTTTGGGCGCAAGCCGCCCGGAGAAAGCTGGCTGATCAGTACCCGCATCTCCATAACGCTGAGCTGAGCAAAACTCTGGGGAAACTGTGGAG GCTACTCAATGAGGGTGAGAAGCGTCCGTTCGTGGAGGAGGCAGAGCGATTGAGGGTACAGCACAAGAAAGACCACCCTGACTACAAGTACCAGCCCCGGCGGAGGAAGTCCATGAAAAACGGGCAAAGCGAGTCTGATGACGGCAGCGAGCAGACGCACATATCGCCAGGCGCGATCTTCAAGGTGCTCCAGCAAGCTGACTCTCCAGCCTCTAGCATGGGAGAGATGCACTCCCCCGGAGAACACTCCG GCCAGTCCCAAGGGCCCCCCACCCCTCCTACCACCCCTCCTACCAAGACGGACATCCAGGTGGGCAAGGTGGACCTGAAGCGGGAGGGTCGCCCCTTACATGAAGGCACGGGTCGCCAGCTCAACATCGACTTCCGGGACGTGGACATCGGCGAGCTGAGTAGCGACGTCATCTCCCACATCGAGACCTTCGATGTCAACGAGTTTGATCAGTACCTGCCTCCCAACGGTCACCCAGGTGCTCCTGGCGCTGCCACTGGCCAAGTCTCCTACACCGGTACCTACGGCATCAGCAGCTCTGTGGTCAGCCAGGCAGCAGGGGGTGCCACAGGGCACAGCTGGATGACCAAGAGCCAGCCGCAGCAGCACTCCCTGACCACGCTGGGTAGTGGAGGGGAGCAGGGCCAGAACCAGAGGACCCCCACACACATCAAGACAGAGCAGCTGAGCCCCAGCCACTACAACGATCAGCAGAGCTCCTCCCCTCCGCAGCACGTCAACTACGGCTCCTTCAACCTGCAGCACTTCAGTTCGTCCTCCTACCCCTCCATCACCCGGGGCCAGTATGACTTTTCTGACCACCAGGGCGGCACCAACTCCTACTATAGCCACACAGCCGGGGGCCAGGGCTCAGGGCTCTACTCCTTCAGCAGCTACATGAGCCCCAGCCAGAGGCCCATGTACACCCCCATCGCAGACACAACTGGGGTGCCCTCTGTACCCCAGACCCACAGTCCCCAGCATCACTGGGACCAGCAGCCAGTGTACACACAGCTCTCCCGGCCCTGA